Proteins encoded together in one Quercus lobata isolate SW786 chromosome 3, ValleyOak3.0 Primary Assembly, whole genome shotgun sequence window:
- the LOC115980310 gene encoding putative receptor protein kinase ZmPK1, protein MDISIFFLLLCLLQTLPQLANTFDSDTLGGTSLSIENRLVSANGEYSAGFFPVGDNAFCFAIWFNKSTNSTVVWMANRDDPVDGTGSKLSVLNEGKLILTNSVGITIWTTRTPALATSEATYLQLQLLNTGNLVLSNSKSVIIWQSFDSPTDTLLPQQALTMLSSLISKRSQDDYASGNYKLFFDNDNVLRLLFVGPTMTSLYWPDPWVTDPGKLPQRDPHNSSRHAILHDSGYFRSSDNFTFFATDFGVVTHRRLTLDSDGNLRSYSLKKMNRTWDWAVTWQVSSQPCRIHGICGPNSLCSADHVSGRRCSCLPGFKVKDHTDWSYGCEPEFSISCNRKDPSSFVQLDNVEYYGSDLTVYANITLPDCEDKCRNSCICKGFQYKFVVYNGYYFCYPKFQLVSGHHSPNFEGDFYLRVPKAGLSNNKSPDEASRLECSAKNSTQQRITYENKTVKLLLWFATAVGGVEVTCIVLVWLFLLRSSKHPNPAAKGYLLTNRFQRFTFDELRKATRGFKEVIGAGAGGIVYKGVLPNQRVAAIKRLNEANQGKAEFLAEVNTIGMLNHMYLIEMWGYCAEGKHKLLVYEYMEHGSLAENLNSNALDWEKRFEIAVGTAKGLAYLHEECLEWVLHCDVKPQNILLDADYQPKVADFGLSKLQSRSTIDRSNFSKMRGTRGYMAPEWIYNLPITSKVDVYSYGIVLLEMVTGKSPNGMHTLDNGETREHKRLVTLVRETIDFENAITMAWIEEIIDPMICGNYDKVKVELLVKVALQCVAENKDDRPTMNQVVEMLVSHEE, encoded by the coding sequence ATGGATATCTcaattttcttccttcttctatGTCTGTTGCAAACTCTTCCACAATTAGCTAATACATTTGACAGTGACACTCTCGGAGGCACATCTCTATCTATTGAGAACCGGTTGGTTTCAGCAAACGGAGAATATTCTGCAGGGTTTTTCCCCGTTGGTGACAACGCTTTCTGCTTTGCCATATGGTTCAACAAATCCACAAATTCTACAGTTGTTTGGATGGCAAACCGAGATGACCCTGTTGATGGAACAGGTTCAAAGCTTTCTGTTTTGAATGAAGGGAAACTTATCCTTACCAATTCAGTTGGTATCACTATTTGGACCACTAGAACACCAGCCTTGGCAACATCAGAGGCCACCTATTTGCAACTACAGCTCTTAAACACAGGAAATCTTGTTCTTAGTAATTCCAAAAGTGTTATCATCTGGCAAAGTTTTGATTCACCTACAGATACTCTTCTTCCTCAACAAGCACTCACCATGCTTTCAAGTCTTATCTCGAAAAGAAGCCAAGACGACTATGCTTCAGGCAACTACAAGCTCTTTTTTGACAATGATAATGTCCTCCGCCTGCTTTTTGTAGGTCCAACTATGACTAGTCTGTACTGGCCGGACCCTTGGGTTACAGACCCTGGAAAATTACCTCAAAGGGATCCGCACAATAGTAGTAGACATGCGATACTTCATGACTCAGGCTATTTCCGGTCATCTGACAATTTCACATTCTTTGCAACAGATTTTGGTGTGGTTACTCATAGACGATTAACGCTTGATTCTGATGGCAATCTTCGATCATACAGCCTGAAAAAGATGAATCGGACGTGGGATTGGGCTGTAACATGGCAAGTCTCCTCTCAACCATGCAGAATTCATGGCATCTGTGGACCCAATAGTCTGTGTAGTGCAGATCATGTTTCTGGCAGGAGATGCTCATGCTTGCCAGGCTTCAAGGTTAAAGATCATACTGATTGGTCATATGGATGTGAACCAGAATTCAGTATCTCTTGCAACCGAAAAGATCCGTCTAGCTTTGTTCAACTTGATAATGTTGAATACTATGGCTCGGATCTAACCGTCTATGCTAATATTACTTTGCCAGATTGTGAAGACAAATGCAGGAACTCATGTATTTGCAAAGGctttcaatataaatttgttgTGTATAATGGTTACTATTTTTGTTACCCCAAGTTTCAACTAGTTAGTGGACACCATTCACCGAATTTTGAAGGAGATTTTTATTTGAGAGTACCCAAAGCTGGTCTTTCCAATAACAAGAGTCCTGATGAAGCATCCAGATTGGAGTGCTCTGCCAAAAATTCCACACAACAAAGAATAACGTATGAAAATAAGACGGTAAAGCTTTTGCTTTGGTTTGCCACAGCAGTGGGAGGTGTTGAGGTGACCTGCATTGTCTTGGTCTGGCTTTTCTTGTTAAGAAGTAGTAAACATCCAAATCCAGCTGCAAAAGGATACCTCTTGACTAATAGATTTCAACGATTCACCTTCGATGAGCTAAGAAAAGCGACACGAGGATTCAAAGAAGTGATTGGAGCAGGAGCAGGAGGGATAGTATACAAAGGTGTACTGCCTAATCAGCGTGTTGCAGCAATCAAGCGACTCAATGAAGCTAACCAAGGAAAAGCTGAATTTCTAGCAGAAGTAAACACCATTGGAATGTTGAACCACATGTACTTGATAGAGATGTGGGGATACTGTGCAGAGGGAAAGCATAAGCTCTTGGTGTATGAGTACATGGAGCATGGATCTTTAGCTGAAAATCTTAATTCTAATGCACTAGATTGGGAGAAGAGGTTTGAAATTGCAGTGGGCACCGCGAAAGGCCTAGCATATCTTCATGAAGAGTGCTTAGAGTGGGTCTTACATTGTGATGTAAAGCCTCAAAATATACTACTAGATGCTGACTATCAACCAAAAGTAGCAGATTTTGGCTTGTCTAAACTACAAAGTAGAAGTACAATTGATCGTTCCAACTTTTCTAAGATGAGGGGAACTAGAGGTTATATGGCTCCTGAGTGGATTTATAATCTTCCCATTACTTCAAAAGTGGATGTGTATAGCTATGGAATTGTGTTATTGGAGATGGTGACTGGAAAAAGCCCAAATGGCATGCATACCTTAGACAACGGAGAGACAAGGGAGCATAAGAGGTTGGTGACGTTGGTAAGAGAAACTATTGACTTTGAGAACGCTATAACAATGGCATGGATTGAGGAAATTATAGATCCCATGATCTGTGGTAACTATGACAAGGTTAAGGTGGAACTTTTGGTCAAAGTGGCTTTGCAATGTGTGGCAGAAAACAAGGATGATAGACCCACCATGAACCAGGTAGTTGAAATGCTTGTAAGCCATGAGGAATGA